One window from the genome of Salvia miltiorrhiza cultivar Shanhuang (shh) chromosome 7, IMPLAD_Smil_shh, whole genome shotgun sequence encodes:
- the LOC130994972 gene encoding puromycin-sensitive aminopeptidase-like produces the protein MFVNCWTTLLLTSVMPIRCTRSSEDSGYKFLGEMVVQLDNIYPQVASRMVSAFSTWKRYDETRRNLAKALLEMILAANGLSENVFEIASKSLAA, from the exons ATGTTCGTAAACTGTTGGACCACCCTGCTTTTGACATCCGTAATGCCAATAAG GTGTACTCGCTCATCGGAGGATTCTGGCTACAAATTTTTGGGCGAAATGGTGGTACAGCTCGACAACATATATCCTCAG GTGGCTTCACGGATGGTATCAGCCTTCTCTACATGGAAACGCTATGATGAAACCAGGCGAAATCTTGCTAAG GCTCTACTGGAAATGATACTAGCTGCAAACGGGCTGTCCGAAAATGTGTTTGAGATTGCATCCAAGAGTTTAGCTGCTTGA